From Vogesella sp. XCS3, the proteins below share one genomic window:
- a CDS encoding AI-2E family transporter has protein sequence MERSRSVYLPWLIIAIALAALLWLAGRLSGVLAPFVTAAILAYILDPAVDRLQEKGLSRTSSLLLVMAGGFIAILGLILIVVPMLVSQAQALAARLPVLVDFVQHQALPRINAWLGTSLSIDSDSWRNVLSQNAGNVRQTITRVAPQLTHGGALLLSSLANLSLLPILLYYFLHGWDDMVARIASLIPRRWEAEVGRIAREVDSMLGQFLRGQLSVMLIMAAIYGGGLWLVGLDSGLAIGIIAGLLVFIPYLGAFLGLLLATLAAVLQYDSASGILMVWGVFMVGQMLESFLVTPYLVGERIGLSPMTVIFALMAFGELMGFVGILLALPLSAISVILMRHLVRHYFNSGFYQRKIDP, from the coding sequence ATGGAACGCTCCCGCTCTGTTTATCTTCCGTGGTTGATTATCGCTATCGCGCTGGCAGCCTTGCTATGGCTGGCTGGCAGGCTCTCTGGCGTACTGGCGCCTTTTGTCACCGCGGCGATTCTGGCCTATATCCTGGACCCGGCCGTAGACCGGCTGCAAGAGAAAGGCCTGTCGCGCACCAGTTCGCTGCTGCTGGTCATGGCGGGCGGCTTTATTGCCATACTCGGGCTGATCCTGATCGTGGTGCCCATGCTGGTATCGCAAGCGCAGGCGCTGGCAGCCCGGCTGCCGGTACTGGTGGATTTTGTGCAACACCAGGCTCTGCCACGTATCAACGCCTGGCTGGGCACCAGCCTGAGCATAGACAGCGACAGCTGGCGCAATGTGCTGAGCCAGAACGCCGGCAATGTGCGCCAGACCATTACCCGCGTCGCGCCGCAGCTCACCCATGGCGGCGCCCTGCTGCTATCGAGCCTGGCCAACCTCAGCCTGCTCCCCATCCTTTTGTATTACTTCCTGCACGGCTGGGACGATATGGTGGCGCGCATCGCCAGCCTGATACCGCGGCGCTGGGAAGCCGAAGTTGGCCGCATCGCGCGCGAAGTCGACAGCATGCTGGGGCAATTCCTGCGCGGCCAACTCTCGGTGATGCTGATCATGGCGGCCATTTATGGCGGCGGCCTGTGGCTGGTGGGGCTGGATTCCGGCCTGGCCATCGGCATTATTGCCGGCCTGCTGGTGTTCATCCCTTATCTGGGCGCCTTCCTGGGCTTGCTGCTGGCGACCCTGGCTGCCGTGCTGCAGTACGACAGTGCCAGCGGCATCCTGATGGTGTGGGGTGTGTTCATGGTCGGGCAAATGCTGGAAAGCTTTCTGGTGACCCCCTACCTGGTGGGCGAGCGCATCGGCCTGTCGCCCATGACCGTGATCTTTGCCCTGATGGCGTTTGGCGAGCTGATGGGCTTTGTCGGCATCCTGCTGGCCCTGCCGCTTTCTGCCATTAGCGTGATTCTGATGCGCCATCTGGTCAGACATTATTTCAATAGTGGCTTTTATCAGCGTAAAATCGACCCCTGA
- the purM gene encoding phosphoribosylformylglycinamidine cyclo-ligase, with protein MNTTSLSYRDAGVDIDAGDALVENIKPFAKRTMRPEVLGGLGGFGALVEISKKYQEPVLVSGTDGVGTKLKLAFDWNKHDTVGIDLVAMSVNDILVQGAEPLFFLDYFACGKLDVPQATDVIKGIAEGCEQAGCALIGGETAEMPGMYPVGEYDLAGFAVGVVEKSKVITGRDIKPGDVVLGLKSNGVHSNGYSLVRKIIERAQPDLDAAFDGDKTLREAVIAPTRIYVKPLLALMEKLTVKGMAHITGGGITENTPRVLPANTVAQIDASSWTMPKLFQWLQAEGNVDAQEMYRTFNCGIGMVVIVDAADADAAAAFLAEQGETVSRIGVIRARNGDEHQTQVA; from the coding sequence TTGAACACCACGTCCCTCAGTTACCGTGATGCCGGCGTCGATATCGATGCAGGCGACGCGCTCGTCGAAAACATCAAGCCGTTTGCCAAGCGCACCATGCGTCCGGAAGTCCTCGGTGGCCTCGGCGGTTTCGGCGCACTGGTGGAAATTTCCAAAAAATACCAAGAGCCGGTACTGGTTTCCGGTACTGACGGCGTCGGTACCAAGTTGAAGCTCGCCTTTGACTGGAACAAGCATGATACCGTCGGCATCGACCTGGTGGCCATGAGTGTCAACGACATTCTGGTGCAAGGCGCCGAACCTCTGTTCTTCCTGGATTACTTTGCCTGCGGCAAGCTGGATGTGCCGCAAGCAACCGATGTAATCAAGGGCATCGCCGAAGGCTGCGAGCAAGCAGGCTGCGCACTGATCGGTGGTGAAACCGCCGAGATGCCGGGCATGTACCCGGTGGGCGAATACGACCTGGCCGGCTTTGCCGTTGGCGTGGTTGAAAAGAGCAAGGTTATCACCGGCCGCGACATCAAGCCGGGCGATGTGGTACTGGGCCTGAAATCCAACGGTGTGCACTCCAACGGTTACAGCCTGGTGCGCAAGATCATCGAGCGCGCCCAGCCAGACCTGGACGCTGCCTTTGACGGCGATAAAACCCTGCGTGAGGCCGTTATTGCCCCGACCCGCATCTACGTGAAGCCCCTTCTGGCGCTGATGGAGAAGCTGACGGTAAAAGGCATGGCGCACATCACCGGTGGCGGCATTACCGAGAACACCCCGCGTGTACTGCCGGCCAACACCGTGGCGCAGATCGATGCCAGCAGCTGGACCATGCCCAAACTGTTCCAGTGGCTGCAGGCCGAAGGCAATGTGGATGCGCAGGAAATGTACCGCACCTTCAACTGTGGCATCGGCATGGTCGTGATCGTGGATGCTGCAGATGCTGACGCGGCAGCGGCGTTCCTGGCCGAGCAGGGCGAAACCGTATCGCGCATCGGCGTGATCCGTGCCCGTAACGGCGACGAGCACCAGACCCAGGTAGCCTGA
- the purN gene encoding phosphoribosylglycinamide formyltransferase has translation MKNIVILISGRGSNMQAIVDAQIAGARIAAVIANRPDAAGLAWAAERGIATVGLDHKQFASREAFDERLASEIDAFAPDLVVLAGFMRILTPAFTARYEGRMLNIHPSLLPSFPGLHTHQRAIDMGCKVAGCTVHFVTAELDHGPIVAQGVVPVLDDDTEAALANRVLALEHQLYPQAVRQFVAGELQVNGSRVSGVAASQASASLMVPAPR, from the coding sequence ATGAAAAACATCGTCATCCTGATTTCCGGCCGTGGCTCCAATATGCAAGCCATTGTCGATGCGCAGATCGCCGGCGCACGTATTGCCGCGGTGATTGCCAACCGCCCCGATGCTGCCGGCCTGGCCTGGGCCGCCGAGCGTGGCATTGCCACCGTTGGCCTGGACCACAAGCAGTTTGCCAGCCGTGAAGCGTTTGACGAGCGCCTGGCCAGTGAAATCGACGCTTTTGCCCCCGATCTGGTGGTGCTGGCCGGCTTCATGCGCATCTTGACGCCCGCGTTTACCGCGCGCTACGAAGGCCGCATGCTGAATATTCACCCTTCGCTGCTGCCATCGTTCCCCGGCTTGCATACCCACCAGCGTGCCATCGACATGGGCTGCAAAGTGGCCGGCTGCACCGTGCACTTTGTCACGGCCGAGCTGGACCACGGCCCGATCGTGGCGCAGGGCGTGGTGCCGGTGTTGGATGACGATACCGAGGCGGCGCTGGCTAACCGTGTGCTGGCGCTGGAGCACCAGCTGTACCCGCAAGCCGTGCGCCAGTTTGTGGCCGGCGAGCTGCAGGTAAACGGCAGCCGCGTCAGCGGCGTGGCCGCCAGCCAGGCCAGCGCCAGCCTGATGGTACCGGCGCCGCGTTGA
- a CDS encoding DUF3108 domain-containing protein translates to MKRWRKPAASLMAVAFILSLLAHILALGSGLVSFDSIDMPEDPALRQLSATLQDMQLDAPKPPALSAPRIPGTLGVPRGEASQPVADKPKPKHEKVAAKRKPQPAASAVAAEPPAPDQQVAQAEASAPMAKAPNVAKPAASAPLAEVASKPADNAEADSDKVVKPDERITRFPAAARMQYGLYLSGVLLGSGEMRWQRDGGNYSLITDVTPVVGPKLRYEAVGSITPQGLRPESFKATRNGEPREYARFDWAAATLAYGDKEHKTEPLQRGAQDWLSLGVQLALHGKKMSDAPIQITTGKKVYRMALRPEGETDFDTGAGAIRAVVVRVRDEGELTEFWLAPDFANIPVRILRADKDKRIELRANLIELDGDTVWKQPPRQPRHQNESKR, encoded by the coding sequence TTGAAGCGCTGGCGCAAACCGGCTGCCAGCCTGATGGCTGTGGCCTTTATCCTGTCCCTGCTGGCGCATATTCTGGCGCTGGGCAGCGGGCTGGTGTCGTTTGACAGCATCGATATGCCGGAAGACCCGGCGCTACGCCAGCTCAGCGCCACGCTGCAGGATATGCAGCTGGATGCGCCCAAACCGCCCGCGTTAAGCGCCCCGCGCATCCCCGGTACACTGGGTGTGCCGCGTGGCGAGGCGTCGCAGCCGGTGGCCGACAAGCCCAAGCCCAAGCATGAAAAGGTAGCGGCCAAGCGCAAACCGCAGCCGGCTGCCAGTGCCGTAGCCGCCGAGCCGCCCGCGCCGGATCAGCAGGTAGCGCAGGCCGAGGCCAGCGCACCCATGGCCAAAGCGCCCAACGTGGCCAAGCCTGCCGCCAGTGCACCGCTGGCTGAAGTGGCCAGCAAGCCGGCTGACAATGCCGAAGCGGATAGCGACAAAGTGGTGAAGCCGGACGAGCGCATTACCCGCTTCCCTGCTGCGGCGCGCATGCAATATGGCTTGTACCTGTCTGGCGTTTTGCTGGGTAGTGGCGAGATGCGCTGGCAACGCGACGGTGGCAACTATAGTTTGATCACCGATGTCACGCCGGTAGTGGGCCCCAAGCTGCGTTACGAAGCCGTGGGCAGTATTACGCCGCAGGGCTTGCGACCAGAAAGCTTCAAGGCCACGCGCAACGGCGAGCCACGCGAGTACGCCCGCTTTGACTGGGCCGCCGCCACATTGGCCTATGGCGACAAGGAGCACAAGACCGAGCCGCTGCAACGCGGTGCCCAGGACTGGCTCAGCCTGGGGGTGCAGCTGGCGCTGCATGGCAAGAAGATGAGCGATGCGCCTATCCAGATCACAACGGGTAAAAAGGTTTACCGCATGGCGCTGCGGCCGGAAGGCGAGACCGACTTTGACACGGGGGCAGGTGCTATCCGTGCCGTAGTGGTTCGGGTGCGAGACGAGGGGGAGCTGACAGAGTTCTGGCTGGCCCCGGACTTCGCCAATATTCCGGTACGTATCCTGCGCGCAGACAAAGACAAGCGTATCGAGCTGCGTGCGAATCTGATTGAACTAGATGGCGACACTGTTTGGAAACAGCCGCCACGACAACCGAGACATCAAAATGAAAGTAAACGTTAG
- a CDS encoding RsmB/NOP family class I SAM-dependent RNA methyltransferase: MKVNVSQFNHLEQVLFAMLRFDRPADAVLTAHFRQHSKLGGTDRHLIAETAFACLRHLETLRPLCGKQVNSRRLALATLVRIGGTNLRELDGVMKETEREWLASVKGAELPDDLSARSGLPGWVIGLLGEQEEGEVIALGKGLASYAPLDLRVNTLKMKRDDALIQLQDSGIACEPTPYSPIGIRLKGKPALARHPLFVGGAIEVQDEGSQLLGLLTGARRGEMVVDFCAGAGGKTLLLGAQMASSGRLYAFDISEKRLANLKPRLARSGLSNVNSTLIAHENDTKVKRLAGKADRVLVDAPCSGLGTLRRNPDLKYRQSVESVAELNAKQTAILASASRLVRTGGRLVYATCSLLPAENQDIVNAFLESHPDFELLPANTLLVEMKIALDTGDYLSLRPHLHNSDGFFAAVLQRKA; encoded by the coding sequence ATGAAAGTAAACGTTAGCCAATTCAACCACCTGGAACAGGTGCTGTTTGCCATGCTGCGCTTTGATCGCCCGGCCGACGCCGTGCTCACTGCGCATTTCCGCCAGCACAGCAAACTGGGCGGCACCGACCGCCACCTGATTGCCGAAACCGCCTTTGCCTGCCTGCGCCACCTGGAAACCCTGCGTCCGCTGTGTGGCAAGCAGGTGAACTCGCGCCGCCTGGCGCTGGCTACCCTGGTGCGTATCGGTGGTACCAACCTGCGCGAGCTGGATGGCGTGATGAAAGAAACCGAGCGCGAATGGCTGGCGTCGGTCAAAGGCGCCGAGCTGCCGGACGACCTGAGCGCCCGCTCCGGCCTGCCTGGCTGGGTGATTGGCCTGTTGGGCGAGCAGGAAGAAGGCGAGGTGATTGCGCTGGGTAAAGGCCTGGCGTCTTACGCGCCGCTGGACCTGCGTGTGAATACCCTGAAAATGAAGCGTGACGACGCGCTGATCCAGCTGCAGGATTCCGGCATTGCCTGCGAGCCTACCCCGTATTCGCCGATCGGCATCCGCCTGAAAGGCAAGCCCGCGCTGGCTCGCCACCCGCTGTTTGTCGGTGGTGCTATCGAAGTGCAAGACGAAGGCAGCCAGCTGCTGGGCCTGCTCACCGGCGCGCGCCGTGGCGAAATGGTGGTGGACTTCTGCGCCGGTGCCGGTGGCAAAACCCTGCTGCTGGGTGCGCAGATGGCTTCCAGTGGCCGCCTGTACGCCTTTGATATCTCGGAAAAACGCTTGGCCAACCTGAAGCCACGCCTGGCGCGCTCCGGCCTGTCCAACGTGAACAGCACGCTGATTGCACACGAGAACGACACCAAGGTAAAACGCTTGGCCGGTAAAGCCGACCGCGTGCTGGTGGATGCGCCGTGCTCCGGCCTGGGTACCCTGCGCCGCAACCCGGACCTGAAATACCGCCAGAGCGTGGAAAGCGTAGCCGAGCTGAACGCCAAGCAAACCGCCATTCTGGCCTCGGCTTCGCGCCTGGTGCGCACGGGTGGCCGTCTGGTGTACGCCACGTGCAGCCTGCTGCCGGCCGAAAACCAGGACATCGTGAATGCGTTTCTGGAAAGCCACCCGGATTTCGAGCTGCTGCCAGCCAACACCCTGCTGGTCGAGATGAAAATTGCGCTGGATACTGGTGATTACCTGAGCCTGCGCCCGCACCTGCATAACAGCGACGGCTTTTTTGCCGCCGTGTTGCAGCGCAAGGCTTGA
- the grxD gene encoding Grx4 family monothiol glutaredoxin: MMSIQDTIRQTVTENPVVLYMKGSATFPQCGFSSRAVQIIKACGVEKFVTVDVLADPEVRQGIKDYANWPTIPQLYVNGEFVGGSDIMYEMYQAGELQELLKDIAAS, translated from the coding sequence ATCATGTCGATTCAGGACACCATCCGCCAGACCGTGACCGAAAACCCGGTCGTGCTGTACATGAAAGGCTCCGCCACCTTCCCGCAGTGCGGTTTTTCCAGCCGTGCCGTACAAATCATCAAGGCCTGTGGCGTTGAAAAGTTTGTTACCGTCGATGTGCTGGCCGACCCGGAAGTACGCCAAGGCATCAAGGATTACGCAAACTGGCCGACCATCCCGCAGCTGTACGTGAACGGCGAGTTCGTTGGCGGCTCGGACATCATGTACGAGATGTACCAGGCCGGCGAGCTGCAGGAACTGCTGAAAGACATCGCAGCATCCTGA
- the upp gene encoding uracil phosphoribosyltransferase — MNITVVNHPLVQHKLGLLREGDISTMKFRLLTQELARLLAYEATRDFELETVTIDGWCGPIDVQQIKGKKVTVVPILRAGIGMLDGVLDLVPSAKISVVGLARNEETLEPVSYFEKFVGNLDERIAMIIDPMLATGGSLIATIDLLKRNGCKHIKAVVMVAAPEGVKAVNDAHPDVQIVAASLDSHLNEHGYIIPGLGDAGDKIFGTKHA; from the coding sequence ATGAACATCACCGTAGTCAATCACCCGCTGGTACAACACAAACTCGGCCTGCTGCGCGAGGGCGATATCAGCACCATGAAATTCCGCCTGCTGACCCAAGAGCTGGCCCGCCTGCTGGCGTATGAAGCCACCCGTGATTTCGAGCTGGAAACCGTCACCATCGATGGCTGGTGCGGCCCGATCGACGTGCAGCAGATCAAAGGCAAGAAGGTTACCGTGGTGCCTATCCTGCGCGCCGGTATCGGCATGCTGGACGGCGTGCTCGACCTGGTACCGTCGGCCAAGATCAGCGTGGTAGGCCTGGCCCGCAACGAAGAAACCCTGGAACCGGTGTCCTATTTCGAGAAGTTTGTCGGCAACCTGGACGAGCGCATCGCCATGATCATCGACCCGATGCTGGCGACCGGCGGCTCGCTGATTGCCACCATCGACCTGCTCAAGCGCAATGGCTGCAAGCACATCAAGGCGGTGGTAATGGTAGCGGCCCCGGAAGGCGTAAAAGCGGTAAACGATGCCCACCCGGATGTGCAGATCGTGGCCGCTTCGCTGGACAGCCATCTGAACGAACACGGCTATATCATCCCGGGCCTGGGTGACGCCGGCGACAAAATATTCGGTACCAAACACGCCTGA
- a CDS encoding uracil-xanthine permease family protein has protein sequence MFQQVKVAVSGAQILFVAFGALVLVPLLTGLNPAMALLGAGLGTLLFQLCTGRQVPIFLGSSFAFIGPIIYSMQTWGQGATMFGLFFAGFMYFVFAAIVKWRGMALVNKLLPPVVIGPVIMIIGLSVAGAASNMAMGRAGGQQIMPYETSLLLAAISLATTIAVSIYARGMFKLVPILAGVTVGYIAAAFMGVVDFAKVANAPWFAAPVFHSPEVNWAAALFMLPVAIAPAIEHIGGVMAIGGVTGKDYTKTPGLHRTLAGDGLGVCVAGLIGGPPVTTYAEVTGAVMITRNFNPVVMTWAAIFAIAMAFFGKFNALLQSIPMPVMGGIMVLLFGTIASIGLKTLIEAKVDLMEPRNLVIISVVLTAGIGGLELKFGSFGLVGVGLCSVLALILNLILPGKSASHDGIVEGQDI, from the coding sequence ATGTTCCAACAAGTGAAAGTGGCCGTGTCCGGTGCCCAGATCCTGTTCGTCGCCTTTGGCGCGCTGGTGCTGGTACCGCTGCTGACCGGCCTGAACCCTGCCATGGCGCTGCTGGGCGCCGGCCTTGGCACCCTGCTGTTCCAGCTGTGTACCGGCCGTCAGGTGCCCATCTTCCTGGGCTCTTCCTTTGCCTTTATCGGCCCCATCATTTACTCGATGCAAACCTGGGGGCAGGGCGCCACCATGTTTGGCCTGTTCTTTGCCGGTTTCATGTACTTCGTGTTTGCCGCCATCGTGAAATGGCGCGGCATGGCGCTGGTGAACAAGCTCTTGCCGCCGGTGGTGATCGGCCCGGTGATCATGATCATCGGTCTGTCGGTAGCTGGTGCGGCGTCCAATATGGCCATGGGGCGTGCTGGCGGCCAACAGATCATGCCGTATGAAACCTCGCTGCTGCTGGCGGCCATCTCGCTGGCGACCACCATTGCGGTGTCGATCTACGCGCGCGGCATGTTCAAGCTGGTGCCGATCCTGGCGGGGGTGACCGTGGGCTATATCGCGGCAGCCTTCATGGGTGTGGTGGATTTTGCCAAGGTGGCCAACGCTCCATGGTTTGCCGCCCCGGTGTTCCATAGCCCGGAAGTGAACTGGGCTGCGGCGCTGTTCATGCTGCCGGTGGCGATTGCCCCGGCCATTGAGCACATCGGTGGCGTAATGGCCATTGGCGGTGTGACCGGCAAGGACTACACCAAGACCCCTGGCCTGCACCGCACGCTGGCGGGTGACGGCCTGGGTGTGTGCGTGGCCGGCCTGATCGGCGGCCCACCAGTGACCACCTACGCCGAGGTAACCGGCGCGGTGATGATTACCCGCAACTTCAACCCGGTGGTGATGACCTGGGCGGCGATCTTTGCCATCGCCATGGCGTTCTTTGGCAAGTTCAACGCGCTGCTGCAGTCCATCCCGATGCCGGTAATGGGCGGCATCATGGTGCTGCTGTTCGGTACCATTGCCTCCATCGGCCTGAAAACGCTGATCGAAGCCAAAGTCGACCTGATGGAGCCGCGTAATCTGGTGATCATCTCGGTGGTACTCACCGCCGGTATCGGCGGCCTGGAGCTGAAGTTCGGTTCCTTCGGCCTGGTGGGCGTGGGGCTGTGCTCGGTGCTGGCGCTGATTCTCAACCTGATACTGCCAGGCAAGTCGGCTAGCCACGACGGTATCGTGGAAGGGCAGGATATCTAG
- a CDS encoding DUF2322 family protein, whose protein sequence is MPAFADILPTLPTIDHISALSLHSSNGEQVALLENKPGSAGSVRLYHALWLQHGCINHAAAQQGLVLYAEHTADALAFPGKHPNIDRLLAIGPDEALSVQLTLA, encoded by the coding sequence ATGCCCGCTTTTGCCGATATTCTGCCCACCCTCCCCACAATCGACCACATCAGCGCACTGAGCCTGCACAGCTCCAACGGCGAACAAGTGGCTTTGCTGGAAAACAAACCCGGCTCGGCAGGCTCTGTACGCCTGTACCACGCGCTGTGGCTGCAGCACGGTTGTATCAACCACGCCGCCGCCCAACAGGGCCTGGTGCTGTACGCAGAGCATACCGCCGACGCGCTGGCCTTCCCCGGCAAGCACCCCAATATCGACCGCCTGCTGGCCATCGGCCCTGACGAGGCGCTAAGCGTGCAGCTGACTCTGGCCTGA
- the ubiA gene encoding 4-hydroxybenzoate octaprenyltransferase, whose product MNTTLLRERASVYGQLMRVDKPIGTLLLLWPTLWGLWLASKGRPDWLVLLVFVLGTFLMRSAGCVINDYADRHFDAHVARTAQRPFARGAVTEKEALLLAAGLALLSLLLVLPMNSLTLLMSVPAVLLAATYPFTKRFFPLPQAYLGLAFSFGIPMAYAAQTGRVDSTAWWLLAANLFWTVAYDTAYAMADKPDDLKIGIKTSAITFGDYDVAAIMLCHGVFMALMLGLGWQLGLGWPYFTGLAISAVLIGKQYLEIRTRDRALCFKAFLDNNRVGAVMFASLLLEYGLYLH is encoded by the coding sequence ATGAATACCACCCTGCTGCGCGAGCGCGCCAGTGTCTATGGCCAGCTGATGCGCGTAGACAAACCTATTGGCACCCTGCTATTGCTGTGGCCCACGCTGTGGGGCCTGTGGCTGGCCTCCAAGGGTCGGCCAGACTGGCTGGTATTGCTGGTTTTCGTGCTGGGTACCTTCCTGATGCGCTCGGCGGGCTGCGTAATTAACGATTACGCCGACCGCCATTTTGATGCCCACGTGGCGCGTACCGCCCAGCGCCCGTTTGCCCGCGGTGCGGTGACCGAAAAAGAAGCGCTACTGTTGGCCGCAGGCCTGGCGCTGCTCAGTCTGCTGCTGGTACTGCCGATGAACAGCCTGACACTGCTGATGAGCGTGCCGGCGGTATTGCTGGCAGCCACCTACCCCTTCACCAAGCGCTTCTTTCCGCTACCGCAAGCCTATCTGGGGCTGGCCTTTTCTTTTGGCATCCCCATGGCCTACGCGGCACAAACCGGGCGCGTAGACAGCACCGCGTGGTGGCTGCTGGCGGCTAACCTGTTCTGGACTGTGGCCTACGACACCGCCTACGCCATGGCCGACAAGCCGGACGACCTGAAAATCGGCATCAAGACATCCGCCATTACCTTTGGAGATTACGATGTCGCCGCCATCATGCTGTGCCACGGCGTGTTCATGGCGCTGATGCTGGGCCTGGGCTGGCAGCTGGGTCTGGGCTGGCCCTACTTTACCGGGCTGGCGATCTCGGCCGTGCTGATCGGCAAGCAGTATCTGGAGATCCGCACCCGTGACCGCGCCCTGTGTTTCAAGGCTTTTCTGGACAACAACCGCGTAGGAGCGGTGATGTTTGCCAGCTTGCTACTGGAATACGGGCTGTACCTGCACTAA
- a CDS encoding chorismate lyase: MDEKQRWSATLPTCSPLLAACIGTRGSLTEHLMATGHPFAVDVLAQGNTPVYADEAELLQISAKQPVYARHVRLMLAGEPVVIARSITLDDCRVWRPILERGSRSLGLTLFGGLPGLGREALQFLQSDHPHPLYTLASVHDAQHAPQLTARRCRFTLADSPLLVSEVFLPALEHYLR, encoded by the coding sequence ATGGATGAAAAACAACGCTGGTCGGCCACGCTGCCGACATGCAGCCCCCTACTGGCCGCCTGCATAGGCACGCGTGGCTCGCTGACCGAACACCTGATGGCCACCGGCCACCCGTTTGCGGTAGACGTGCTGGCGCAAGGTAATACCCCCGTCTACGCAGACGAAGCAGAACTGCTGCAGATTAGCGCAAAGCAGCCGGTTTATGCCAGACACGTTCGATTGATGCTAGCCGGTGAACCGGTGGTGATTGCGCGCAGCATCACCCTGGACGACTGCCGGGTATGGCGCCCGATACTGGAGCGCGGCAGCCGCTCGCTGGGGCTGACACTGTTTGGCGGCCTGCCTGGCCTGGGGCGCGAAGCGCTGCAGTTCCTGCAAAGCGATCACCCGCACCCGCTTTATACCCTGGCCAGCGTACACGATGCGCAGCATGCCCCCCAGCTGACCGCACGACGCTGCCGTTTTACCCTGGCCGACTCGCCCCTACTGGTAAGCGAGGTGTTTTTGCCGGCACTGGAGCACTACCTGAGATGA
- a CDS encoding CidA/LrgA family protein: protein MIETFIWLLAYQFVGEVIARSLGWPVPGAVLGMLLLFLTLCARRGVPAALRDNIPRLMTHMSLLFIPAGVGILAFWPMLSAHPLSLPLVLVVATLSTFIITALVLQLGLWWQARGKVR from the coding sequence ATGATCGAAACCTTTATCTGGCTGCTGGCTTATCAGTTTGTGGGTGAAGTCATCGCCCGCAGCCTGGGCTGGCCGGTGCCTGGCGCCGTGCTGGGCATGCTGCTGCTGTTTCTTACCCTGTGCGCCCGCCGTGGTGTGCCCGCTGCGCTGCGCGACAATATCCCGCGGCTGATGACGCATATGTCGCTGCTGTTCATCCCTGCGGGGGTGGGCATCCTGGCATTCTGGCCCATGCTGTCGGCGCACCCGCTCAGCCTGCCGCTGGTGTTGGTGGTGGCTACCTTGTCTACCTTCATCATCACGGCGCTGGTGTTACAGCTGGGCTTGTGGTGGCAGGCGCGGGGGAAGGTGCGATGA
- a CDS encoding LrgB family protein translates to MSVLAWVQGSPLTGLLLTLAAYRTALALSRRYHGHPLANTVLIGAVMVIAVLLLLGMDFQQYMKGASFIQFLLGPVTVALAIPLYNNLGRLRKSGLVILLAIVAGSVAGVVTAVCSGLLFDMPRNMLLSLAPRSVTTPIAMGVAEVLGGIPALSATFVIVTGIIGAIFAKPLVRLMGMHDDVVLGVATGVAAHGIGTARVFQLSETAGAFAGLAMGLTGLFTAILAPILVHYLLL, encoded by the coding sequence ATGAGCGTACTTGCCTGGGTGCAGGGCTCACCACTTACCGGCTTGCTGCTAACGTTGGCCGCATACCGCACCGCGCTCGCCCTGAGTCGCCGCTACCACGGTCACCCGCTGGCCAATACGGTGCTGATCGGCGCCGTCATGGTGATTGCGGTACTGCTGTTGCTGGGCATGGACTTCCAGCAGTACATGAAAGGCGCCAGCTTTATCCAGTTTCTGCTCGGGCCGGTCACCGTGGCGCTGGCGATCCCGCTTTACAACAACCTTGGGCGGCTGCGTAAAAGCGGGCTAGTCATTCTTTTGGCGATCGTGGCTGGCAGCGTGGCCGGTGTGGTCACGGCCGTGTGTAGCGGGCTACTGTTTGATATGCCGCGCAACATGTTGCTATCCCTGGCGCCACGCTCGGTGACAACCCCTATCGCCATGGGCGTGGCCGAGGTGCTGGGCGGGATTCCGGCGCTATCGGCAACCTTTGTTATCGTCACCGGTATCATCGGTGCCATCTTTGCCAAACCACTGGTACGGTTGATGGGCATGCACGACGACGTAGTGCTGGGTGTGGCAACCGGTGTCGCGGCGCACGGTATCGGTACGGCTCGAGTTTTTCAGCTATCGGAAACCGCCGGCGCGTTTGCCGGGCTGGCCATGGGGCTCACCGGCTTGTTTACTGCCATCCTCGCCCCCATTCTGGTGCATTACCTGCTGCTGTAA